The following coding sequences are from one Streptomyces sp. NBC_01232 window:
- a CDS encoding GNAT family N-acetyltransferase gives MRSTDTTAPAAGSVRDARDPRAATGVAEGSEGRRERRVPRLDATLLPLLAEADLLDSPATWGSVTTPVGAFRLEPVRPVRDLELLTGWMNDTEVAAYWELAGPAAVTAAHLSAQLDGDGRSIPCLGLLDGTPMSYWEIYRADLDPLSGHYPARPHDTGIHLLIGDGTNRGRGLGTALLRAVADLVLGNRPRCTRIVAEPDIRNTPSVSAFLSSGFRCYAEIDLPEKRAALMVRERVLRNLL, from the coding sequence ATGCGCTCCACCGACACCACAGCCCCCGCCGCCGGATCAGTCCGCGACGCCCGTGACCCCCGCGCCGCCACCGGCGTCGCGGAAGGATCCGAAGGAAGGCGCGAACGGCGCGTGCCGCGCCTCGACGCCACCCTGTTGCCGCTGCTCGCCGAGGCCGACCTGCTCGACTCCCCCGCCACCTGGGGCAGCGTCACCACACCCGTCGGAGCCTTCCGCCTCGAACCCGTACGGCCGGTCCGTGACCTGGAGCTCCTCACCGGCTGGATGAACGACACCGAGGTGGCCGCCTACTGGGAGCTCGCCGGCCCCGCCGCGGTCACCGCCGCGCACCTGTCGGCCCAGCTCGACGGCGACGGCCGCAGCATCCCCTGCCTCGGCCTCCTCGACGGCACGCCGATGAGCTACTGGGAGATCTACCGGGCCGACCTCGACCCGCTCTCCGGGCACTACCCGGCGCGCCCCCACGACACGGGTATCCACCTGCTCATCGGAGACGGCACGAACCGCGGCCGCGGACTGGGAACGGCTCTGCTGCGCGCCGTCGCCGACCTCGTCCTCGGCAACCGCCCCCGCTGCACACGCATCGTCGCGGAACCGGACATCCGCAACACCCCCTCCGTATCGGCCTTCCTGAGCTCTGGTTTCCGCTGTTACGCGGAAATCGACCTTCCCGAGAAGCGGGCCGCCCTGATGGTCCGGGAGCGGGTGCTGCGCAATCTCCTCTGA
- a CDS encoding IucA/IucC family siderophore biosynthesis protein, with the protein MPNFPTVPDAAEPAVPPSPQHPCTPPELNRTTWDFAARRLLAKMLGEFAYEEIIRPVPTPVAAGDAWTLTLDDGSILGFRARRRSYGSWHVTPDTITLTPPAPPTTGLPSPTGLPSPAGPASPAGPASPAGPASPAGPATPTGPASPAGQPSSAGAGDLGNPTAFGDPYSFLIRARTLLGLDGPTLGHLVRELSATLAADARLDHTALTADVLADLDYASLEGHQTGHPWLVPNKGRIGLSASDTAAWAPEARTRQRLPWLAAHTSLATYRGTAGLEDPARLYTAELGPVTRATFDQCLRDRGLDPLHYLYLPVHPWQWDEVVLPLFAPALASGALVPLPADPDVRLPQQSVRTFLNLSRPDRHSVKLPLSVFNTMVWRGLPSDLALAAPAVTAWIHSLRDGDPFLRDKCRVVLLGEVASVSVRHPVYDVLPEVPYQYKELLGAIWREPLTGLLAPGERARTLASLLHTDPRGRSFTAELVARSGLTPTVWLQRLFAALLPPLLHFLYRYGTVFSPHGENAVVIFDEHDVPVRLAVKDFVDDVNISDEPLPELASLPDEVRAVLLTEPADFLPQFIHSGLFVGVFRYLSALCEDRLGVPEDEFWSLVRAEILRHQARFPELKDRYELFDLLGERIGRLCLNRNRLYEDGYRDRADRPHAVQHGTVPNPLHRP; encoded by the coding sequence GTGCCGAACTTCCCCACAGTCCCCGACGCGGCCGAACCGGCTGTGCCACCCTCACCCCAGCACCCGTGCACGCCGCCCGAACTCAACCGCACGACATGGGACTTCGCCGCTCGTCGGCTCCTCGCCAAGATGCTCGGCGAATTCGCCTACGAGGAGATCATCCGCCCCGTCCCCACCCCGGTCGCCGCCGGCGACGCCTGGACCCTCACCCTCGACGACGGCAGCATCCTCGGCTTCCGCGCCCGCCGCCGCTCGTACGGCAGCTGGCACGTCACCCCGGACACCATCACCCTCACCCCGCCGGCACCCCCGACGACCGGGCTGCCCTCGCCGACCGGGCTGCCCTCGCCGGCCGGACCGGCCTCGCCGGCCGGACCGGCCTCGCCGGCCGGACCGGCCTCGCCGGCCGGACCGGCCACGCCGACCGGACCGGCCTCGCCGGCCGGGCAGCCTTCATCGGCCGGGGCGGGAGACCTCGGGAACCCGACCGCCTTCGGCGACCCGTACTCCTTCCTCATCCGGGCCCGCACCCTCCTCGGCCTCGACGGACCCACCCTCGGCCACCTCGTCCGCGAACTGAGCGCCACCCTCGCCGCCGACGCCCGGCTCGACCACACCGCACTCACCGCCGACGTCCTCGCCGACCTCGACTACGCCTCCCTGGAAGGCCACCAGACCGGCCACCCCTGGCTCGTCCCCAACAAGGGCCGCATCGGACTCTCCGCCTCCGACACCGCGGCCTGGGCCCCCGAGGCCCGCACCCGCCAGCGGCTGCCCTGGCTCGCCGCCCACACCTCGCTCGCCACCTACCGCGGCACCGCCGGCCTGGAGGACCCCGCCCGCCTCTACACCGCCGAGCTCGGCCCCGTCACCCGCGCCACCTTCGACCAGTGCCTGCGCGACCGCGGCCTCGACCCGCTCCACTACCTCTATCTCCCGGTCCACCCCTGGCAGTGGGACGAGGTCGTCCTCCCCCTCTTCGCCCCCGCCCTCGCCTCCGGCGCGCTGGTGCCGCTCCCCGCGGATCCCGACGTACGGCTCCCGCAGCAGTCGGTCCGCACCTTCCTCAACCTCAGCCGACCCGACCGCCACAGCGTCAAACTCCCGCTGTCCGTCTTCAACACCATGGTCTGGCGCGGACTGCCCAGCGACCTCGCGCTCGCCGCCCCCGCCGTCACCGCCTGGATCCACTCCCTCCGCGACGGCGACCCCTTCCTCCGCGACAAATGCCGGGTCGTCCTCCTCGGCGAGGTCGCCTCCGTCTCCGTCCGCCACCCCGTCTACGACGTACTCCCCGAGGTCCCGTACCAGTACAAGGAGCTCCTCGGCGCGATCTGGCGCGAGCCGCTCACCGGCCTGCTGGCACCCGGCGAGCGTGCCCGCACGCTCGCCTCCCTGCTGCACACCGATCCGCGCGGCCGGTCCTTCACCGCCGAGCTCGTCGCCCGGTCCGGGCTGACACCCACCGTCTGGCTGCAGCGCCTCTTCGCCGCCCTCCTGCCCCCACTGCTCCACTTCCTCTACCGCTACGGCACCGTCTTCTCCCCGCACGGCGAGAACGCCGTCGTGATCTTCGACGAGCACGACGTGCCGGTCCGCCTCGCGGTCAAGGACTTCGTGGACGACGTCAACATCAGCGACGAACCGCTGCCCGAGCTGGCGTCCCTGCCCGACGAGGTCCGGGCGGTCCTGCTCACCGAGCCCGCCGACTTCCTGCCCCAGTTCATCCACTCCGGTCTCTTCGTCGGCGTCTTCCGGTACCTCTCGGCCCTGTGCGAGGACCGCCTGGGCGTCCCGGAGGACGAGTTCTGGTCGCTCGTACGGGCGGAGATCCTGCGCCACCAGGCCCGCTTCCCCGAGCTCAAGGACCGCTACGAGCTCTTCGACCTGCTCGGCGAACGCATCGGACGGCTCTGCCTCAACCGGAACCGGCTCTACGAGGACGGCTACCGCGACCGCGCCGACCGGCCGCACGCGGTGCAGCACGGCACCGTCCCCAACCCCTTGCACCGGCCATGA
- a CDS encoding ATP-dependent DNA helicase, with protein MTKPSLPDLLHAAVSAVGGTERPGQVAMAEAVAEAIDDNSHRLIQAGTGTGKSLGYLVPALAHGERVVVATATLALQRQLVERDLPRTVDALHPQLRRRPQFAMLKGRSNYLCLHRLHEGAPQDEEDGLFDQFEAAAPTSKLGQDLLRMRDWADETETGDRDDLTPGVSDKAWSQISVSSRECLGATKCAYGAECFAEAARERAKLADVVVTNHALLAIDAIEGAPVLPQHEVLIVDEAHELVSRVTGVATGELTPGQVNRAVKRAAKLVDEKTADSLQTAAESFERVMELALPGRLEQVPEDLGYALMSLRDAARNVISAIGATRDKSVHDEDAVRKQALAAVESIHGVAERITNGSEYDVVWYERHDRFGATLRVAPLSVSGLLREKLFEDRSVVLTSATLKLGGDFNGVAASLGLSPEGVEGDDVPVWRGLDVGSPFDYPKQGILYVAKHLATPGREGTRGDMMDELAELIEAAGGRTLGLFSSMRGAKAAAEELRGRLDNPILLQGEETLGELIKSFAADPKTCLFGTLSLWQGVDVPGPSCQLVIMDRIPFPRPDDPLMSARQKSVEEHGGNGFMAVAATHAALLMAQGAGRLVRASGDRGVVAVLDPRLATARYGSFLRATLPDFWYTTDRNQVRRSLAAIDATAKADGK; from the coding sequence ATGACGAAGCCCTCCCTCCCCGACCTGCTGCACGCCGCCGTCTCCGCCGTCGGCGGTACGGAGCGCCCCGGCCAGGTGGCCATGGCCGAAGCCGTCGCCGAAGCGATCGACGACAACTCCCACCGGCTCATCCAGGCCGGTACCGGCACCGGCAAGTCCCTCGGCTACCTGGTGCCGGCCCTCGCCCACGGCGAGCGCGTGGTCGTCGCCACGGCGACCCTCGCCCTCCAGCGGCAGCTGGTCGAGCGCGACCTGCCCCGGACCGTGGACGCACTGCATCCGCAGCTGCGCCGCCGTCCGCAGTTCGCCATGCTCAAGGGCCGGTCCAACTACCTGTGCCTGCACCGCCTGCACGAGGGTGCTCCACAGGACGAGGAGGACGGCCTCTTCGACCAGTTCGAGGCGGCCGCTCCCACGAGCAAGCTCGGCCAGGACCTGCTGCGGATGCGCGACTGGGCGGACGAGACGGAGACCGGCGACCGCGACGACCTGACCCCGGGCGTCTCGGACAAGGCCTGGTCGCAGATCTCCGTCTCCTCACGCGAGTGCCTGGGTGCGACGAAGTGCGCGTACGGCGCCGAGTGCTTCGCGGAGGCCGCCCGCGAGCGGGCCAAGCTCGCGGACGTGGTCGTCACCAACCACGCACTGCTGGCCATCGACGCCATCGAGGGGGCCCCGGTGCTCCCGCAGCACGAGGTCCTGATCGTGGACGAGGCCCACGAGCTGGTCTCCCGGGTGACCGGGGTCGCCACCGGTGAGCTCACCCCGGGGCAGGTCAACCGTGCCGTGAAGCGTGCGGCCAAGCTGGTCGACGAGAAGACCGCCGACTCCCTGCAGACCGCCGCCGAATCCTTCGAGCGGGTCATGGAGCTGGCGCTCCCGGGCCGGCTGGAGCAGGTCCCCGAGGACCTGGGCTATGCGTTGATGTCCCTGCGGGACGCCGCACGCAATGTGATCTCGGCGATCGGTGCGACGCGGGACAAGTCCGTCCACGACGAGGACGCCGTGCGCAAGCAGGCGCTGGCCGCAGTGGAGAGCATCCACGGGGTGGCGGAGCGGATCACCAACGGCTCCGAGTACGACGTCGTCTGGTACGAGCGCCACGACCGCTTCGGCGCCACCCTCCGGGTCGCCCCGCTGTCGGTGTCCGGCCTGCTGCGCGAGAAGCTGTTCGAGGACCGCTCCGTGGTGCTGACCTCCGCCACCCTCAAGCTGGGCGGCGACTTCAACGGGGTCGCGGCCTCCCTGGGGCTGTCCCCCGAGGGCGTCGAGGGGGACGACGTCCCCGTCTGGCGGGGGCTCGACGTCGGCTCGCCCTTCGACTACCCGAAGCAGGGCATCCTCTACGTCGCCAAGCATCTGGCCACGCCGGGCCGCGAGGGAACCCGCGGCGACATGATGGACGAGCTCGCCGAGCTGATCGAGGCGGCCGGCGGCCGCACCCTCGGTCTCTTCTCCTCCATGCGCGGCGCCAAGGCGGCCGCCGAGGAACTGCGCGGCCGACTCGACAACCCGATCCTGCTCCAGGGCGAGGAAACCCTCGGCGAGCTGATCAAATCCTTCGCCGCCGACCCGAAGACCTGCCTGTTCGGGACGCTGTCCCTCTGGCAGGGCGTGGACGTGCCCGGCCCCAGCTGCCAGCTCGTGATCATGGACCGGATCCCGTTCCCGCGCCCCGACGACCCTCTGATGAGCGCCCGCCAGAAGTCGGTGGAGGAGCACGGCGGCAACGGCTTCATGGCCGTCGCGGCCACGCATGCCGCGCTGCTCATGGCCCAGGGTGCGGGTCGTCTCGTACGGGCCTCGGGTGACCGGGGTGTCGTGGCGGTCCTCGACCCCCGGCTGGCCACGGCCCGGTACGGGAGCTTCCTGCGGGCCACGCTGCCGGACTTCTGGTACACCACGGACCGCAACCAGGTCCGCCGCTCCCTGGCGGCGATCGACGCGACGGCCAAGGCCGACGGCAAGTAA